A window of Sphingorhabdus lacus contains these coding sequences:
- a CDS encoding glutathione binding-like protein: MDLYFAPLSCSLATRIALYETGQEAGFYRVVMATKQTEDGRDYLAINPKGQVPALVTDAGEVLTEGPAVLQYVADLAPESGLAPPAGTLERTRLHQWLNYISSELHKAVYFMLFNPAIPVAMKDYARGSVGAKYDLLSAHLADRAYLVGDSFTVADGYLVVTLGWAQPAGVDLSPWPVLTAYRDRIMARPAVGRAFADEVALMATG; the protein is encoded by the coding sequence ATGGACCTGTATTTCGCCCCCCTATCCTGTTCGCTGGCCACCCGCATTGCCTTGTATGAAACGGGGCAAGAGGCGGGCTTTTATCGGGTGGTTATGGCGACCAAGCAGACCGAGGACGGCCGGGATTATCTGGCGATCAATCCCAAGGGGCAGGTGCCTGCGCTGGTCACCGATGCGGGCGAGGTGCTGACCGAGGGGCCGGCGGTGTTGCAATATGTGGCGGACCTCGCGCCCGAAAGCGGACTGGCGCCCCCTGCCGGCACGCTGGAGCGGACGCGGTTGCACCAGTGGCTCAACTATATCTCGTCCGAATTGCACAAGGCGGTCTATTTCATGCTGTTCAACCCCGCCATTCCGGTGGCGATGAAGGATTATGCGCGCGGGTCGGTGGGCGCGAAATATGACTTGCTGTCGGCACATCTGGCCGACCGCGCCTATCTGGTCGGGGACAGCTTTACCGTGGCCGATGGCTATCTGGTGGTGACGCTCGGCTGGGCGCAACCGGCGGGGGTCGATCTTTCCCCCTGGCCGGTGCTGACCGCCTATCGCGACCGCATCATGGCGCGCCCCGCCGTGGGACGCGCCTTTGCGGATGAGGTTGCTTTGATGGCGACGGGCTAA